ACCTACGGGACCAAGTTGCGGGTCGATGAAGGAACGAAGGTCGAGCGCGGTCAGCGCCTCGCTGACTGGGACCCTTACACCATGCCGATCCTCACCGAGGTGGCGGGTAAAGTGTCCTATGAGGACCTTGTCGAGACGGTTTCGTTCCAGAACGTGGCCGATGAAGCGACGGGCCTGTCGTCCAGAGTGGTTGCCGACTGGCGCTCCAACCCTCGCGGGTCCGAGCTGCGGCCTGCCATCTCGCTGCGCGCCGGTGACGGCAATGTGCAGAAGCTGGGTTCAACGGGCGGTGACGCGCGTTACCTGCTGCCAGTGACGGCCATTCTGTCGGTCGAAGACGGTTCTGAAGTTCAGCCCGGTGACGTGCTGGCACGGATCCCGACCGAAGGCGCCAAGACCCGGGACATCACCGGTGGTCTGCCGCGCGTTGCAGAACTGTTCGAAGCGCGTCGTCCGAAAGATCACGCCATCATCGCGGAAGTCGATGGTCGTGTGGAATTCGGCCGCGACTACAAGAACAAGCGTCGCATCACCGTTGTGCCGCTGGATGAAAACCTGGAGCCACGGGAATATCTCGTGCCGAAGGGCAAGCACATCGCCGTTCAAGAAGGCGACATGATTGCCAAGGGCGAGTACATCCTCGACGGTAACCCGGCACCGCACGACATTCTGGACGTCATGGGGATTGAGGCACTGGCCGAATATCTCATCAACGAGATCCAGGAAGTCTACCGACTGCAGGGCGTGCCGATCAACGACAAGCACATCGAGGTGATCGTTCGCCAGATGCTGCAGAAGATCGAAGTCAAGGATCCGGGCGAAAGCTCGTTCCTGAAAGACGAGCAGGTGGATAAAGTCGAATTCGACGAAGCCAATGCCCGTCTGGCAGAACAGGGTCTGACCCAGGCAACCGGTCATCCGGTCCTGCTCGGGATCACGAAGGCGAGCCTTCAGACCCGGTCCTTCATCTCTGCCGCATCGTTCCAGGAAACGACGCGCGTCCTTACCGACGCCGCCGTCAACGGGAAGATCGACAGCCTTGAAGGCCTCAAGGAGAACGTCATCGTGGGTCGCCTCATCCCTGCCGGGACGGGTGGTCAGATGTCCAAGCACCAGCTCGAAGCGGATCGTCGCGACGAAGCGCTCATCGCCGAACGCGAGAAGCGCGAAGCAGCGGCCCTGCCGGCGCCGGACGCCTCTGGCGACAGCGCAGGCTCAGCCGAAGCGGCTGAATAGGCCCGCCTCGCGCACCAGACTGAAAAAGCCGCCCGTGATGTTCGGGCGGCTTTTTTATTGAGGGAAGAGCCCGTTAGGCTCGTCTTTAGGCACATCGGCAACAACGGTCTTGCCGGAAACGGTCATCCGGTCGTGACGGCCCAAGCGGCCGTCCCACGGCATGAGCAGGAGAGAGTTGGCACATCATGAGTGAGCACACGAATCATGAGGCGTCCGGCACTGGCGAGGTTCCACCGACCATGAAGGTCGGTTTCGTCGTCATTGGGCGCAATGAAGGCGAACGTCTGGTCAAATGCCTCAAATCCGTGCCCGATGGACTGCCGACCGTTTATGTGGACAGCGCGTCGACGGATCATAGCATCGAGAACGCCGTGGCGCTGGGGGCTGAAGTCCATTCGCTCGACATGTCAAAACCCTTCAGCGCGGCCAGAGCCCGCAATGAAGGCTTCGATCGGCTCATGCAGATTGCCGATGATCTGGACGCGGTGCATTTTCTCGACGGCGATACAATATTGCAACCAGGCTGGCTCGCGACGGCGACGTCCTTTCTGCAAACGACGCCAAAGGCCGCCGCCATTGCCGGCAGGCGCCGCGAAATTCATCCCGGCGATACCTGGTACAACACGCTGTGCGACATCGAATGGGATACGCCGGTGGGGCAGGCGGATGCGATTGGCGGCGATGCGCTCTACCGGGTGAAGCCGTTTCGCGAAGCCGGTGGCTTCAACCCCACGGTCATTGCGGGCGAGGAGCCTGAGCTCTGTTTCCGTATGCGGAAGGATGGCTGGACCGTGCATCGGCTCGATGCTGAGATGACCCTGCACGATGCCGCCATTCATTCCTTTGGCGCCTGGTGGAAGCGGCAGGTGAGGGCAGGCTACGCCTGGGCACTAGGCATGCTGCTGCATGGCCGCGAGGGGTACAATGTCAAGGAGACGGTCCGGTCCCTGCTCTGGGGGTTGGGCCTGCCCATCATCGCGTTGGGCGCCCTGCTCATTGGCTGGTGGCTCATCACGCTCGCGATTATTGCGCTGTATGGACTGAAATGGTTCCGACTGCGCAAGCGGTTTACCGGACAAGTCCCTCAACCCGGCCGATACGGAGCGTTCCTGATGATGAGCAATGTGGCCGAGGTCTTCGGCATGTTCAAATGCTGGACGGAGAGTGCTCTGGGTGAGCGCCGCATCGTTGAATATAAATAGTCACTGATAGCCAAGGGCGCTCAAGTCTTCACCGATAAGGGCGGACACTTTCGCATTGTCCGCGCTGTAAAAATCACCAAACCGCGCGGCGATCTGTGTACGAATGCTCTTTTCCCGAGCGGCGTGGGCGCCGCCGGGAATCAACTTGTCCGCGACCGATGCGGCTCGTCTGAGCCCGCGGGCGACGGGTGACCAGCCGGGCTTCAGCGGGCTGTTGACCGCGAACCGGTTCAGAAAACGCTCCATTTCGAGCGTCCGCGCGCCGCGGCGTTTATTCACCACCTCGCGGCTGACCGGGGGCAGGTCCGTCGCTGGCAGGCCGGCGAACCGGCAGATCCGCGCCACAAACCCGTCGCCGTCTTTCTTGAAAAGCTCGAAGGGCAGGGCGAGGACGTTCTCCGCACCGAACAGCAGCTGATAGTGCCGGATGGCGTGGCTATATTGAAGAAAGCTGGGATCGAGGATGGGCGAGAACCCGGCGGGTTCTTCTCCCGTGCCGATAAAATCCGTCAGGCTGTGGGCGTTGCCCTGATTGATATACTCTTTGTACGCCGAGACAATCATCGCACGCTGTTCGCGAAAAACAATCAGGACACGGGCGTCAGGGAAAATCGCGTGCAGCCGTTCGGCATTTCGTTTGCCGTCATACCGGCGAACGAGTGGATCCCCGAGCAGCACCTCTTCTGACCATACCGGCACCTTGCCCGCAGGGATCGCACAGTCCTGGAGCAGGCGGTTCCGCGCGGTCACAGGGTCGAACAGGTAGGGATTGGACAGGATCAGCTCAGACGCCAGTCGCGAGCGGGACGCCGGGCAGGCTTCCATGAACCCATACCCCCGGTCGGCGAAAATCTGGTTCTGCAGAAAGGTCGAGCCGGTCTTGATATAACCGACGTGGAGGAGAGGGGGATGCTCGGTCAAAAGAATTGTCTCAATGTTGAAGTCAGGCGGGAGCGGGCGTGACCGCCCACGCACCGCGATGTTGGGCAAGATAACCCTCTGCGTCGTCGTTCAGCCAGTGCTCAATGACATCCGCCCACGCATGAGGGCATGAAATTGCCTCGAACGCATCGGCAGTTTTCTGCGACAGAGCGGCATAGGCACCGGGGTCCGACAACATGCTGACGAGCACGTCGCCCAGCGCCGCGGGATTTTTGGCGGGGGCCACACGAACGCCGTCGCCATCCTTGAAGAAGGGACGGAACATCGGGTGATCGGACAGCAGGAGCGGTGTGCGTACGGTCAGGGCCTCATAGATCGTGCCTGGCAGGCCTTCGGGATAATCGTGTCTGCTGGGCACGGCGACGATGGAAGCCTTCTGCATGCGCTCCATGACCTCCGAATTGGCGATCGTGCCGGTGAAGGTCACAACCTTCTCCAGTCCAAGTGCCTCTACCTGATCGGCAAAGGTCTTATAGCCGCCCCCCACCAGGGTCAGCGTAACATTCGCGGACAGCCATTCGTTCTGTGCGAAGGCGTCGATCAGATCGTCGACACCCTTTCTGGGAGTCATCAGTCCGACGTAGAGGACATTATAGGGCGGCGTGTCGCCGAGCGCCTTGGTCTCGTAGTCGGCAGGCGTCTTCACGCTTGGCCAGTCCCAGGGAATGATCTTGTCCGGGGCGACGCCGATCTGCGCCAGATCACGACAGGCTGCGACGTTATGATTGGCCACAAGGGTGACAGACGGATCGTTCAGGGATTTGACGAACCCGCGAGTCCATCGCCATTGCTTGAACCCTTTCAGCGAAATCGGCGGGCGGCTGAAGGAATCAGCCAGCATCGGCAGGACACGGCAATCATTCTCCCGGGCCCATCGCAGGACAAATTCAAGGGGTGACCGCAGGACAATATGTGTCGGCTTGATGTCCTCAAGCATCTGGATCATCCGCTCCTCGCCGCCCGGAGCATAAAGATTGAAGCCGATCGCGCGGATGCCTTCGATCAGCTCGTCAAAAGGCTCGTCATTTCCGATGTTGATATAGCTGATCGATTCGCTGCGGGCTCGCAGGCCAAGAATGTACAGGAGTGAATAGTATTGCGCCCTGTACGTCTCTGCCGCGCCTGCCTTCATGCGGGTGAGGGCGTCGCGAACATCGCCATATTCGATCAAACAGAGCCGCATACCTACTACTTCTTGCTATCAGGTCTTCAGTGCTACAACGCGCGTTTTACCAAAGGGTCAAGCTGAACCCCTTTTCAGCAGGGAGTTCCTGAAAACCGCTTGACCGCCCTCTGGTTAAACAGTAGGGGCTCCGGCACGCCAGATGGGACGCTGTCGGATTCGTATGCACCTTTGAGAAGGTGTGCAGAAGCCGAAACAACCCCAGGCAAGATCGAAAACCGAGATTTTAGTAGGCAGCACGGCCGTGGTGGAAGTGCTGTTGTATTTGTTCGGCTCAGTCTGTACTGGCCTGACATCAATTCGCGACCGACGGAAGTCTGAATGCCAACGATTCAACAACTGATCCGCAAGCCGCGCCGGCCAAAGCGGAAAATTAACAAAGCAGCTCACCTTCAGGGCAACCCCCAGAAGCGCGGCGTTTGCACACGGGTTTATACCACGACACCAAAGAAGCCGAACTCGGCTCTGCGGAAAGTGGCCAAGGTCCGTCTGACGAATGGCTTCGAGGTGATCAGCTATATTCCGGGGGAGGGTCACAACCTCCAGGAGCACTCTGTTGTGCTCATCCGGGGTGGACGGGTGAAAGACCTTCCGGGTGTCCGTTATCACATCCTCCGCGGTGTTCTCGACACCCAGGGCGTGAAGGACCGGAAGCAACGTCGTTCGAAATACGGCGCCAAGCGGCCGAAGTAAGGAATAAGAGACTATGTCACGCCGGAGAAAGGCCGAAAAACGGCCCATCAACCCCGATCCAAAATTTCATGACAAGACAGTGTCGAAGTTCATGAACTACGTCATGCTGGATGGCAAAAAGTCAGCCGCGGAAAAGATTGTTTATGGTGCGTTTGATCGCGTTGAGCAGAAGCTCCGCCGTCCGCCCATCGAACTGTTCCGTGAAGCGCTTGAGAACATCACCCCGTCGGTTGAAGTTCGCTCGCGCCGCGTTGGCGGTGCCACCTATCAGGTGCCTGTCGAGGTTCGTCCAGACCGCAAGATGGCTCTTGCCATGCGCTGGCTGATCACGGCTGCCCGCAACCGTAACGAAACGACGATGGTCGATCGCCTGTCGGGCGAATTGATGGACGCTGCGCAAAACCGCGGTGTCGCCGTCAAAAAACGCGAAGACACGCACAAGATGGCTGATGCCAACCGCGCGTTCTCGCACTATCGCTGGTAAATTTTTGAATTGGGGTTCTGGCCCCGAAAGGTACTGACATGTCCCGCGAGTATTCCATCGAGGATTACCGGAACTTCGGCATCATGGCTCACATTGATGCCGGTAAGACCACGACGACTGAGCGCATCCTCTATTACACGGGGAAGAGCTACAAGATCGGCGAAGTTCATGATGGTGCTGCCACCATGGACTGGATGGAGCAGGAGCAGGAGCGTGGCATTACGATCACGTCCGCTGCCACGACCACATTCTGGTCTGGCCGCGACGGCAAGAAGCGCCGCCTGAACATCATCGACACCCCGGGCCACGTGGACTTCACGATTGAAGTTGAGCGTTCACTGCGGGTTCTCGACGGCGCCGTTGCGCTGCTCGACGGGAACGCCGGTGTTGAGCCTCAGACTGAAACCGTCTGGCGCCAGGGCGACAAGTACGAAGTCCCTCGGATGTTCTTTGTGAACAAGATGGACAAGATCGGCGCTGACTTCTACGCGTCTGTCGCTTCGATTCATGATCGCCTCGCGGCCAAGACTGTCGTCCTCCAGCTGCCAATCGGCATGGAAAGCGATTTCCGCGGCGTTGTCGACCTGATCGAAATGGATGCCATCATCTGGAACGACGAAACCCTCGGTGCTTCGTTCGAGCGCGTGGAAATTCCTGACGACCTCAAGGAAAAGGCAGAGGAATACCGCGAGAAGATGATCGAAACGATCGTCGAGCAGGAAGAAGCCGTCATGGAGGCGTATCTCGAAGGTGAGATGCCCGACAATGACAAGATCCGTGAGCTGATCCGCAAGGGCACGATCGCGGTCGACTTCCACCCTGTGCTGCTCGGTACCGCGTTCAAGAACAAGGGCGTTCAGCCTCTGCTTGATGCTGTGATCGACTTCCTGCCAAGCCCGCTCGACGTTCCGGCGATCGACGGCGTTGTGCCGGACACCGAAGAAGAAGTTGTGCGCAAGGCGTCGGACGAAGAGCCGCTCTCCATGCTGGCGTTCAAGATCATGAACGACCCCTTCGTGGGCACGCTGACCTTCTGCCGGATCTATTCCGGTCACCTCGAGCAGGGCACACAGGTCCTGAACACGGTGAAGGGCAAGAAAGAGCGCGTTGGTCGGATGCTGTTGATGCACTCCAACCAGCAGGAAGAAATCAAGGAAGCCTATGCTGGCGACATCGTCGCTATCGCAGGCCTGAAAGACACGACGACGGGTGATACGCTGTGTACAGCCCTGAAGCCTGTCATTCTTGAGCGCATGGAATTCCCTGAGCCGGTGATCGAGCTGGCCGTTGAGCCGAAAACGAAAGCCGACCAGGAAAAGATGGGCATCGCCCTGCAGCGTCTCGCCGCAGAAGATCCATCGTTCCGCGTGTCGTCCGACGAGGAAAGCGGCCAGACGATCATCAAAGGCATGGGCGAGCTTCACCTCGACATCCTGGTTGACCGTATGCGTCGCGAATTCAAGGTCGACGCCAATGTGGGTGCCCCACAGGTGGCCTACCGCGAAACGATTACGCAGCATGCTGACATCGACTACACGCACAAGAAGCAGTCCGGTGGTACCGGTCAGTTCGGTCGCGTGAAGATGAAAGTCGGCCCAGGTGAGCCTGGCTCAGGCTTCGTGTTCACGAACTCCATCGTTGGTGGTGCTATTCCTCGTGAATACATCCCGGGCGTTGAGAAGGGTCTGAAGTCGGTTCTGGAATCGGGTATGCTTGTGGGCTTCCCTATCCTTGACGTGGCTGTCGAACTCTACGATGGCGCATTCCACGACGTTGACTCGTCCGTTCTTGCCTTCGAAATCGCCGCTCGCGGTGCGCTTCGTGAGAACAAGGGTCAGCTCGGCATGGCATTGCTCGAGCCCATCATGAAAGTGGAAGTGGTCACACCGGACGATTATACCGGCACGGTGATTGGCGACCTCAACTCTCGTCGGGGTCAGATCCAGGGTCAGGAAGTTCGCGGAAACGCAACCGTTGTTAATGCGATGGTTCCTCTTGCTAATATGTTTGGCTACGTGAATAACCTGCGCTCCGCGACCCAAGGGCGCGCGCAATATACGATGCAGTTCGACCACTACGAGCGAGTGCCGAACGCCGTCGCAGAAGAAGTCAAAGCGAAACTGGCTGGCTGAGTCAGCTAGTTTCTAAATATCAATATTTCGTCAGAATACGGAGAGACGAGAATGGCCAAGGAAAAGTTTGCACGTACAAAGCCGCATGCCAATATCGGCACGATCGGTCACGTTGACCATGGCAAAACGACGTTGACAGCAGCAATCACCAAATATTTCGGTGATTTCAGAGCGTACGACGAGATCGACGGCGCGCCAGAAGAAAAAGCGCGTGGTATCACGATTTCGACAGCACACGTCGAGTATGAGACGGAAGGCCGTCACTATGCTCACGTCGACTGCCCAGGTCACGCTGACTACGTCAAGAACATGATCACCGGTGCGGCACAGATGGACGGCGGTATCCTCGTCGTGAACGCCGCTGACGGCCCTATGCCACAGACACGTGAGCACATCCTGCTCGCTCGTCAGGTTGGTGTGCCTGCGCTTGTCGTGTTCCTGAACAAAGTTGATCAGGTCGACGACGAAGAGCTGCTCGAGCTCGTGGAAATGGAAGTCCGTGAACTTCTGTCTTCTTACGAATTCCCAGGCGACGACATTCCTATCGTCAAGGGTTCTGCTCTTGCCGCTATGGAAGGCCGCGACCCTGAGATTGGCGAGAACGCCATTCGTGAGCTGATGGCTGCTGTTGACGAATACATCCCGACGCCAGAGCGTCCGATTGACATGCCATTCCTGATGCCAATCGAAGACGTGTTCTCGATTTCGGGTCGTGGTACGGTTGTGACCGGCCGGATCGAGCGCGGCGTCATCAATGTCGGCGACGAAATCGAAATCGTCGGCATCAAGGACACGAAGAAATCGACCTGTACCGGCGTTGAAATGTTCCGCAAGCTGCTTGATCGCGGTGAAGCTGGTGACAACGTCGGTGTTCTCCTCCGCGGTATTGACCGTGAAGGCGTTGAGCGCGGCCAGGTCCTGTGTAAGCCAGGTTCGGTGACGCCACACACGAAGTTCGTGGCCGAAGCCTACATCCTGACCAAAGAAGAAGGTGGCCGTCACACGCCATTCTTCAACAACTACCGCCCACAGTTCTACTTCCGTACAACGGACGTGACGGGCATCTGCACATTGCCAGAAGGCACCGAAATGGTGATGCCTGGTGACAATGTGAACTTGAATGTTGAGCTGATTGTGCCTATCGCCATGGAAGAGCGTCTTCGTTTCGCTATCCGTGAAGGTGGCCGTACGGTTGGCGCCGGCATTGTTGCCTCGATCATCGAGTAACAACGATTTTCTACGACAGACGGGCCGCGATGCGCGCGGCCCGTCTTTATTTTCGGCGGCTCCTCTGAACGTATGAGCCTTAATAGGGACGGTCATCGACACGTCATGCAACAGAATATCCGGATACGGCTTAAGGCCTTCGATCACCGCGTGCTCGACAGCTCTGCGGTAGAGATCGTAAATACGGCAAAACGGACAGGCGCCCAGGTTCGCGGCCCCATTCCCCTGCCAACCCACATTGATCGTTATACGGTCCTTCGCTCACCTCACGTGAACAAGACGTCTCGCGAGCAGTTCGAGATGCGCACGCATAAACGTGTGCTCGATATCGTTCAGCCTACGCCGCAGACGATTGACGCGCTGATGAAGCTCGACCTGTCGGCAGGTGTCGACGTCGAAATCAAACTGGGGGCGTAACAATGGCGCACGCACCTCAACCAACATCCGCACAAGCATCGGTCCGTACTGGTCTGATCGGCAAGAAGATGGGCATGACCCGTCTGTACAACGAAGAAGGCAACCACGTGCCTTGCACAGTGGTGTCTCTCGAAGGTTGCCAGGTCGTCAGTCACAAGACCGAAGACCGCGACGGCTATTCTGCGCTGCAACTGGGCGCTGGTGAATATCTCAACCGCAAGGGCGAGCTGAAAACCAAGCGCGTGACCAAAGCACTGCGTGGCCACTTTGCGAAAGCCAACATCACGCCGAAGCGCAAGCTCGTCGAGTTCCGCGTGCCTTCAGACTCGCTGATTGAAATCGGTGCTCATCTGACGGCTGACCACTTCCTGACGGGTCAGAAAGTGGACGTCATCGGGACGTCGATTGGTAAAGGCTTCGCCGGTGCCATGAAGCGTCACAACTTTGGCGGCATGCGCGCCTCGCACGGTGTCTCGATCTCTCACCGGGCGCATGGTTCGACCGGTCAGTGTCAGGATCCGGGCAAGGTCTTCAAAGGCAAGAAGATGGCCGGTCATATGGGTGACGTCCGCGTGACGACCCAGAACCTCGAAATCGTTCGCGCCGATGCTGAACGTGGTCTTCTGTGGGTCAAGGGCGCCGTCCCTGGCTCGAAGGGCAGCTGGGTTGTCATTCGTGACGCCATCAAGCGCGCCCTGCCGGAAGGGGCTCCAGTTCCCGGCGCATTCAAATTGCCAGGTGCTGCTGAAGCGCCAGCCGCTGAAGCACCAGCTGCTGCTCCTGCTGAAGACGCAAACGCATCTGAGGGAGAAGAATAATGCAGGTTGATGTCATCACCCTGGATGCCGGCAATTCGGGCACGGTCGATCTCAATGACGAGATTTTCGGCCTGGAGCCTCGCCGTGACATCCTTCACCGCTATGTGGTGTGGCAGCTGGCCAAGCGTCAGCAAGGCACGCACAAAGCCAAGGAACGCGGCGAAGTCGCTGGTACCACGAAGAAATTCGTGCGCCAGAAAGGCTCTGGCGGCGCCCGTCACGGTAACCGCAAGGCGCCTCAATTCGTTGGCGGCGGCAAGGCCCACGGTCCTCGCGTCCGTAGCCACGCCCATGATCTGCCGAAGAAGGTTCGCCGTCTGGCCCTGCGTCATGCGCTGTCCGCCAAGCAGGCAGCGTCTGAGCTGATCATCATCGATCAGGCCAGCCTGTCCGATCCAAAGACGAAGGCCCTGGTCGAGCGTTTTGCCAAGCTTGGCGTCAAGAACGCGCTGATCATGGATGCGACGTTCGACGAGAATTTTGCCCGCGCAGCGCGCAACATTCCGAACGTTGATGTTCTGCCTGTCGTCGGTGCGAACGTGTACGACATTCTTCGTCACGACAAACTCATTCTCACCAAGGCTGCGGTCGAAGGTCTGGAGGCTCGGTTGTCATGAGCGGCGTCACTGAAAAACACTACGACACGATCGTGTCCCCGGTGATCACCGAGAAATCGACGATTGCCGCTGAGAACAACCAGCACGTTTTCCGTGTTCGGATTGAAGCAACGAAGCTCGAGATCAAAAGTGCTGTCGAGGCTCTTTTTGGCGTCAAGGTGAAGGCCGTGAACACGATCATCACCAAAGGCAAAGCCAAGAGGTTCCGCGGCCGTCCTTACAAACGGTCTGACGTCAAGAAAGCGATCGTGACCCTTGAAGATGGTCACAATATCGACGTGACGACGGGCGTCTGAGGAGGTTTATCATGGCATTGAAGACATACAATCCTACCTCGCCTGGTCGCCGGACACTTGTCACGGTTGACCGCGCTGAGCTGCACAAAGGTCGCCCAGAGAAAAGTCTGACCCAGGGTCTGACGAAATCTGGCGGTCGCAACAACACTGGTCGAATCACGGCCCGCCGCATCGGTGGTGGTGCGAAGCGGCTGTATCGGATCATCGACTTCAAACGGAACCGCTTTGATGCGATCGCTGAAGTCGTTCGTATGGAGTATGACCCGAACCGCACGGCGTTCATCGCTCTTGTTGAGTATGGTGACGGCAAGCGCTCCTACATCCTGGCGCCACAGCGTCTGGGCGTTGGTGACAAGGTCGTCTCTGGTGAGCGCGTCGATGTGAAACCCGGCAATGCGATGCCGCTGAAGAACATTCCCCCAGGCTCCATTCTCCACAATGTGGAGATGAAGCCAGGCAAGGGTGGTCAGATCGCTCGTTCCGCAGGGGCCTATGTTCAGCTGGTCGGTCGCGATGGCGATTATGTTCAGCTGCGTCTGAAATCGGGCGAAGTTCGTCTGGTCCACGGTGAATGTCGCGCGACGATCGGGGCTGTTTCCAACCCTGACCACTCGAACGGCAATCGCGGTAAGGCCGGCCGTACACGCATGCTGGGCAAGCGCCCTTCAGTTCGTGGTGTCGCTATGAACCCGATTGATCACCCTCATGGTGGTGGTGAAGGCCGCACATCTGGTGGTCGTCACCCCGTCACGCCGTGGGGCAAGCCTACCAAAGGTAAGCGTACACGGAATAACAAAGCCACAGATCGTCTGATCATCCGCTCGCGTCACGCGCGGAAAAAAGGGCGATAGGAGATAATCTATGCCACGTTCGGTTTGGAAAGGCCCGTTTGTTGACCGCTACCTGCTTAAAAAAGCAGGTGAGGCAACTGACGGTAGCCATAAAGGCGGCATCAAGACTTGGTCGCGCCGGTCGACAATTTTGCCACAGTTCATTGGACTGACGTTCAATGTTTACAACGGTCAGAAATTCATCCCTGTCCACGTGACGGAAGACATGGTGGGTCACAAGTTCGGCGAATTCTCGCCGTCCCGGACCTATTATGGTCACGGTGCGGACAAGAAAGCGAAGCGGAAGTAAGTCATGGGACAGGCGAAAAATCCGCGCCGGGTAGGCGACGATCAGGCAATGGCCAAAGGCCGCTCGATCCGCACAAGCCCGCAGAAGCTGAACCTGGTTGCGCAAGGCATCCGGGGGATGAAAGTAGAACGTGCCCTGAACGAGCTTGATTTCTCTCGCAAGCGCGTCGCCCAGGAGGTCAAGAAAGTCCTTCAGAGCGCTATCGCGAATGCCGAGAACAATCACGATCTCGATATCGACAGCCTCGTTGTCGATCAGGCATTTGTTGGCAAAAACCTGACGATGAAGCGCTGGCACGCCCGGGCGCGTGGCCGCATGGGTCGCATCAAGAAACCTTTCGCGGAGATCACGATCGTGCTTCGCGAAGTTGAGGAGGTTGCATAATGGGTCAGAAAGTAAACCCGATCGGCCTCCGGCTCGGTATTAACCGGACCTGGGACAGCCGTTGGTACGCGGACAAGAAAAACTACGGCGATCTTCTGCATGAAGATCTGAAAATCCGTCAGTATCTGTTCGACAAACTGAAAAACGCCGGTGTGTCACGCATTGTCATCGAGCGTCCGCACAAGAAATGTCGCGTCACGATCTATTCGGCTCGTCCGGGTGTGGTGATCGGCAAGAAGGGTGCAGACATCGAGAAGCTCCGCAAAGAGCTGCAGGCGCTGTCATCTTCTGAGACGGTTCTGAACATTGTCGAGATCCGCAAGCCGGAAGTCGACGCAATGCTCGTTGCTGAAAACATTGCCCAGCAGCTGGAGCGTCGGGCTTCGTTCCGCCGCGCCATGAAGCGGGCCATGCAGACAGCCATGCGCATGG
This genomic stretch from Parvularcula sp. LCG005 harbors:
- the rpsC gene encoding 30S ribosomal protein S3, which produces MGQKVNPIGLRLGINRTWDSRWYADKKNYGDLLHEDLKIRQYLFDKLKNAGVSRIVIERPHKKCRVTIYSARPGVVIGKKGADIEKLRKELQALSSSETVLNIVEIRKPEVDAMLVAENIAQQLERRASFRRAMKRAMQTAMRMGALGIRVNCSGRLGGAEIARMEWYREGRVPLHTLRADIDYGVATARTTYGAIGIKVWIFKGEILEHDPMAHERRVIDSQTGAPSGGQRERRPRRDNA
- the rplC gene encoding 50S ribosomal protein L3 codes for the protein MAHAPQPTSAQASVRTGLIGKKMGMTRLYNEEGNHVPCTVVSLEGCQVVSHKTEDRDGYSALQLGAGEYLNRKGELKTKRVTKALRGHFAKANITPKRKLVEFRVPSDSLIEIGAHLTADHFLTGQKVDVIGTSIGKGFAGAMKRHNFGGMRASHGVSISHRAHGSTGQCQDPGKVFKGKKMAGHMGDVRVTTQNLEIVRADAERGLLWVKGAVPGSKGSWVVIRDAIKRALPEGAPVPGAFKLPGAAEAPAAEAPAAAPAEDANASEGEE
- the rplV gene encoding 50S ribosomal protein L22, which produces MGQAKNPRRVGDDQAMAKGRSIRTSPQKLNLVAQGIRGMKVERALNELDFSRKRVAQEVKKVLQSAIANAENNHDLDIDSLVVDQAFVGKNLTMKRWHARARGRMGRIKKPFAEITIVLREVEEVA
- the rplD gene encoding 50S ribosomal protein L4, which gives rise to MQVDVITLDAGNSGTVDLNDEIFGLEPRRDILHRYVVWQLAKRQQGTHKAKERGEVAGTTKKFVRQKGSGGARHGNRKAPQFVGGGKAHGPRVRSHAHDLPKKVRRLALRHALSAKQAASELIIIDQASLSDPKTKALVERFAKLGVKNALIMDATFDENFARAARNIPNVDVLPVVGANVYDILRHDKLILTKAAVEGLEARLS
- the rpsS gene encoding 30S ribosomal protein S19, producing the protein MPRSVWKGPFVDRYLLKKAGEATDGSHKGGIKTWSRRSTILPQFIGLTFNVYNGQKFIPVHVTEDMVGHKFGEFSPSRTYYGHGADKKAKRK
- a CDS encoding 50S ribosomal protein L23 → MSGVTEKHYDTIVSPVITEKSTIAAENNQHVFRVRIEATKLEIKSAVEALFGVKVKAVNTIITKGKAKRFRGRPYKRSDVKKAIVTLEDGHNIDVTTGV
- the rpsJ gene encoding 30S ribosomal protein S10, translating into MQQNIRIRLKAFDHRVLDSSAVEIVNTAKRTGAQVRGPIPLPTHIDRYTVLRSPHVNKTSREQFEMRTHKRVLDIVQPTPQTIDALMKLDLSAGVDVEIKLGA
- the rplB gene encoding 50S ribosomal protein L2, with the translated sequence MALKTYNPTSPGRRTLVTVDRAELHKGRPEKSLTQGLTKSGGRNNTGRITARRIGGGAKRLYRIIDFKRNRFDAIAEVVRMEYDPNRTAFIALVEYGDGKRSYILAPQRLGVGDKVVSGERVDVKPGNAMPLKNIPPGSILHNVEMKPGKGGQIARSAGAYVQLVGRDGDYVQLRLKSGEVRLVHGECRATIGAVSNPDHSNGNRGKAGRTRMLGKRPSVRGVAMNPIDHPHGGGEGRTSGGRHPVTPWGKPTKGKRTRNNKATDRLIIRSRHARKKGR